In a single window of the Lynx canadensis isolate LIC74 chromosome E2, mLynCan4.pri.v2, whole genome shotgun sequence genome:
- the FFAR1 gene encoding free fatty acid receptor 1, with product MDLPPQLSFALYVAAFALGFPLNALAIGGAVSHARLRLTPSLVYALHLGCSDLLLAASLPLKAVEALALGAWPLPASLCPAFALAHFAPLYAGGGFLAALSVGRYLGAAFPLGYQAARRPRYSWGVCVAIWALVLCHLGLVFGLEAPGGWMDNTNSSLGINTPVNGSPVCLEAWDPASAGPARLSLSLLLFFLPLTITAFCYVGCLRALARSGLSHRRKLRAAWVAGGALLTLLLCLGPYNASNVAAFLHPDTGGRWRKLGLITGAWSVVLNPLVTGYLGGGAGRATSVARTKGGTSQKQQPPLERRGMEQGRPAALAGP from the coding sequence ATGGACCTGCCCCCGCAGCTCTCCTTCGCCCTCTACGTGGCCGCCTTTGCACTGGGCTTCCCACTCAACGCCCTGGCCATTGGGGGCGCCGTGTCCCATGCCCGGCTCCGCCTCACCCCCAGCCTTGTCTATGCCCTCCACCTAGGCTGCTCTGACCTCCTGCTGGCAGCCTCTCTGCCCCTGAAGGCGGTGGAGGCCCTGGCCTTGGGCGCCTGGCCTCTGCCGGCCTCGCTCTGTCCTGCCTTTGCCCTGGCCCACTTTGCTCCGCTCTATGCTGGCGGGGGCTTCCTGGCTGCCTTGAGTGTCGGCCGCTACCTGGGGGCTGCCTTCCCCTTGGGGTACCAAGCTGCCCGGAGGCCGCGTTAttcctggggtgtgtgtgtggccatATGGGCCCTTGTCCTCTGTCACCTGGGGCTGGTCTTTGGGTTGGAGGCTCCAGGAGGCTGGATGGACAATACCAACAGCTCCCTGGGCATCAACACGCCAGTGAACGGCTCTCCGGTCTGCCTGGAGGCCTGGGACCCGGCCTCAGCGGGCCCTGCTCGCCTCagcctttctctcctgctcttcttcctccccctgaCCATCACAGCCTTCTGTTACGTGGGCTGCCTCCGGGCACTGGCCCGGTCAGGCCTGAGCCACAGACGGAAGCtgagggcagcctgggtggccgGCGGGGCTCTGCTCACACTGCTGCTCTGCTTAGGGCCTTACAACGCCTCCAACGTGGCTGCCTTCCTGCACCCCGACACGGGGGGCCGCTGGCGGAAACTGGGGCTCATCACGGGTGCCTGGAGTGTGGTGCTCAACCCGTTGGTGACTGGCTACCTGGGAGGGGGTGCCGGCCGGGCGACAAGTGTGGCGAGAACGAAAGGAGGGACATCCCAGAAGCAGCAGCCGCCGCTGGAGAGAAGGGGCATGGAGCAGGGGAGGCCGGCTGCTCTCGCAGGCCCCTGA